TCATTCCGCTGCGACCTCCTCACTCGTTCCCTGTTCAACGCTTGTCGCGTCGACCGTCGGTGTGACGTCATCGTCATCGTTCCGGTACGGCTTCGACAACGCATCGATCACGCTTGCCCGCGTAACTGCGCCAGCCAAGCGCCCGTCTGGGCGAACGACAGGGAGAAAGCCGCGATCGCTTTCGTGTAATGTCGACAAGACGGACGACACCGTATCTTCTTCGGTCACACTTGGAACCGTCCTAGACATGACGTCTACGACTTTAGCCTGTTCATTTCCATAGTGTTCATAGATTTCCGGTGCCCCGACAACACCCAGATACTTTCCGGATTGATCCGTTACGATGAGGCCGTTCACTTTACGTCTGCGCATCAAGTGCACGGCTTGCGCCAGACCCTGTTTTGGCAGCACCGTGACGGCCGGGTTCATGACATCCTTAACCTGTTGCATGAATGGTGCCTGCTCAAATCGCTTCACGCCCACAAATTCGCGGACGAAATCGTTGTGAGGGTGGCGCAATAAATCCTCGGGTGTGCCGTGTTGCACCACTTCCCCGTCTTTCATGAGCACAATCTCATCCGCGATCTTGAGGGCTTCGTCCATGTCGTGCGTGACAAAGATGATTGTCTTGTGAAGTGAGTCCTGCAATTTAACCAATTCGTCCTGCAACTGTTCGCGGCTAATGGGGTCCAAGGCACTGAACGGTTCATCCATCAAGATGATGGACGGTTCTGCCGCGAGTGCGCGTGCAACACCAATTCGCTGTTGCTGTCCGCCACTCAGCTCATTCGGGTAGCGGTGGCGAAACTGGGCTGGATCGAGCCCGACGAGATCGAGCAACTCTTCCGTGCGTCGCACAAAGTCCCGTGTCCGTCCACGACGGAGTCGAGGAACTAGTGCGATGTTCTCCTCGATTGTCATGTGCGGAAAGAGCCCAATTTGTTGAATGACATAACCGATGTTCCGACGAAGCTCCACGGAGTCCACCTCGTTTGTGTCTCTACCTTCCACAAGGATGGTTCCAGTACTCGGTTCAATCAAACGGTTGATCATTTTCAACGTCGTGGTCTTGCCGCACCCCGATGGACCGATGAGTGTCGTCATCCGGCCACTCGTAAGCCCTAAGTCCAATTTTTTCACGGCAGTGCTACTCCCGTACCGCTTTGTCACCTGTCGAAATTCCACAGCGAAATCCGTCATTCAAACTCCCCTCTCTGTTCTGTGACCAAAATCAACGCCAAGAGATGCGTTTTGCTGGATCATGGCGCATTGTCAACACGACACCGCTAGATGGTACCGCGCCTGAACCCATGCGCAGCCGAGGGATCGAATGAGTCGAATGGAGGCCTGCTCAGTGTGAAGACACAGGAAGCCCGACCAAGTAGCATGCTTCAAAGTAAGAATTGCAGGAATTGATTAGATCAATGCAAGCTCTGGTATTCGCCTACGAGGTTAGCTGTCGGATTCGGCGTACACTGAACAAAATGGACGCCTATGTTCGAACTGCGGGCGCAGCCAAACAATTCACCCCAAGGTTGTGAAGACGTTTGTCATTCTCGACGGGAATACCGATTCCTCGCCGAGGAACAAGCGGCCGTACAACCCTCTTGGTTCCCCCGTTCCGAGTGACCGTACATGCATCAGAGACGACGCAACGGACTCGAGACTCGACTCTTCCACGGACTGCTTGAAAAGTGGTGGTAAATGGCACCTTCTGAAGAATGCGGCGAAGATGCTGTTTTTATGATAACACACAGTTCTGGTTTATCCAAATTGTAGTAGTGATCGTAGAGGTTCATAATCGAATTTGTAAACCTATTAGGTTTCTTAATGTTCCTGCCTTTGATTCCACGTCTCGGCATGCTGACGAACTAGCCGCAGAAACTCCTGTACAGCGGGAGAAATCCACTTAGCTTTGTGGCACAGGAGAAGCGTCGATACACGAACGTTATGCGCATCCCACTTCAAAGCCGCAATCTTGCCATCGTGTAGTTCGGTTTGTACGGTGATAAACGGCAATATAGATATACCCAATCCACTCATGACGCAATTTTTAATCGCCTCAATGTTCCAGAATTCCATCGTCACTGATGGTTCGATCCCGTGTTCTTGTAAGTATTTTTCAAACAACCCTCTGTAACTGCACCCCGGTTCTGTATTCAGCAGTGTCTCGTTTTGTAAATCCGTCGGCTTGACCTCACTCTTGACCGTAAGCGGATGGTCCAAGGATGTGACTAGGACCAAGGGCTCATCAACTAGCGCTTCAGTAAACATATCAGCAGTTTCACTTGGAGGTTCCAACGTGAAGGCAAAATCAATTTGCCCACTCCGGAGCTGACTACGCATTTCCCAGCACGCACCAGGTTTGAGTATGATTTTGACTTGCGGGTACAATCGTTTGTATTCTTTGATAACAGCGGGGAGGCGATAAGCCGCTAACGACTCTGGAGCTCCGATAGTTAGTGTGCCAGAAGGGGCTTCACTCGCTTGAACCAGTTGCTTCATGTTTGCTTGGAGGCGCAACATTTCATGCGCATAGGGCAAGAGCCGGTTACCTGTGTCCGTAAGCACAACAGACTTTCCTAAACGATCAAACAGCGGTTGCTCAAACTCCTCTTCCAGTGTCTGAATTTGGTTCGTGACACTAGATTGAGCATAACCAAGTATCTCTGCAGCCTTCGTAAATCCTCGTACTTCAGCGACTACGACGAAAGTCTTCAGATGTCGAAGCTCCACTGGAAACTCCCCCTTGTCACATCTCAATTGTATCGAAAAATCGAATTCATATCATCGAAACCATTCATTTTACTGATTGTTCTTGTCGGTATACCCTATTCTCACAGAAATCAAGTTGCGATGTGAAGGGCGATGGGCATGGTTAAACCGGAAAAAATGAAAGCGACGATTGGGCTGCCGCAGGCAGTTGCACTATACATTGGAGCCGTACTTGGTTCAGGAGTGTTGTTGGTTCCAGGTCTGGCTGCGGATATGGCGGGACCTGCATCGTTGTTGTCCTGGGGACTGATGACGGTTTTCGTTCTGCCGATGGCACTGGTTATGGGACTTCTATCAGCCAAGTATCCAAACACTGGCGGCGTGTCTCACTTTGTTACAAAAGCATTTGGAGAGCGTGCCGGTACGCTGGTTGGATGGTTTTTTCTCATGTCTGTTCCAATTGGTGCTCCAGTTGCTGCGATAACGGGGGCAACCTATCTAACGACGGCAATCGGTCTCGGACGTATCGGCACTGTGGCAATCGCGATTGCTATTTTGCTTGTCGGTTTAGTCACCAATCTGATCGGTATGAAAATGGCTGGAAAGGTGCAGGTGGCAGTTGTAATTGCGATTCTGGTTGTACTAGTCATGGCTGTCATAGGCTCAGTACCCTCGATGCACGGTTCAAACTTTACGCCCTTCCTTTCACACGGATGGGTGAGTGTTGGAAGAGCAACGGCTATTCTGTTTTGGTGCTTTATTGGATGGGAAGCGGTCTCGCACCTGTCAGAGGAATTCATTGACCCAAAGCGTGAGGCAATAAAAGGTGTCACGATCGCGGCAATGATTGTCGGCATCCTGTACTTTTTAACGGCGTTATCTACAATTGGTACGCGTAGCTACGGACCAACGAATTCTGCTGCATCGCTAGTCCTTGTGATTGAGCATCTTCTTGGTAAAAGCGGTGCTTTTGTGGCAGGGGGAACTGCAGTGTTTATTTGTACCGCCACGGTGATTGCCTATGTTGGAGCTGCTTCTCGGCTTGCGTTCGCGCTTTCCAAGAACGGAAATGCGCCTAAGTCGTTATCCTTGGTTGCCACGAAATATGGTACTCCTTTGGGAGGTATTCTTTTTCTAGCTATTTGCTTCACGATTGTTGTGGCTCTTTACAGTACAAATAGCGTACCGTTGACCGTGCTCATTCAATTACCAAACGCTACGTTTATCCTAACTTACCTGGGTGGATGTGCAGCCGGTATACGGTTGCTTCGTGACAGTAAATGGTCAGTGTGCATTAGCTGGATTTCATTTCTGCTAACCGCAATCATCTTTCCGTTCGTAGGATGGGGGCTGTTCTACCCAGTCCTTATTGTAAGCGTGTTTTGGATGGCAAAAAACTCTAGAAAGCCCTTGCCTATTAAACTCAAAAGGAGAGACTCTGTTTAAAGATTCGTCGCCTTGTACGTGGGGGTTAAGTCCACTCTGGCTTACTTATATGGACTAAGTCTTTACCGTCTTCCTGTGGGTCTCATTCTCCGCAACATTAAAGGATCTTCGTGATACCTTTGTTTTGTAACTCCACAAAAAGCTGCAAGGACACGTTGTTAAATTTGCATCATAGGATAGCGGAGCGGCCATGACGGCCGCCCTTTTACATTTTCTATCCTCGGATCACGAACTAAAATTGTGTAATAATGTTAAAACCCTTCGTCCTAAAGTTGGTCATGTTATCGAAAACCTCGTTCACATCCTCGAGAGTAACTTCTCGCTCGACAATGGATTTTGGATTTAGTCGACCTTGTGAAACGAGGTTCAGCAATCCGCGATAGGCTGGATGTGGATTCCCAAGACTTCCGACAACCTCCAGTTCCATGGCCGTAATGGCGTCGATCGGCAGTGTGACCATACCTCCCTCTTCAGCTGTAGTCAGCCCGATCTGAACGTGACGCCCACCTTTGCGAAGGGACAGGACGGAATTAAGAATTGTGTCTCGAACACCCAGTGCGTCTATACCTACATGTGCCCCGCCCTTTGTTATTTCCTTAATCGCTTCCGGAACGATGCTCGAGCGTGCATTGACAACGGCCACGGCGCCTTCCTGTCTTGCTTTCTCCAGTTTTTCATCGTCGATATCGACAGCGATAACCTGAGCACCAACGGCGTTCGCAGTCTGGATAGCAGATAGACCGACTCCCCCTGCTCCTTGAATTGCCACCCACTGCCCTGGTTGGACATTGCCACGCATGACTCCGTGATAACCGGTCATAAAACGGCAGCCAATTGCAGCCGCGGTCATCGAGTCAACGTTTTCCGGCAACCTAATGAGATTGAAGTCTGCATCCCGAACAATGACGTACTCAGCATAGCTTCCATCCCAACTAAACCCATAAATTGCTGTGCTGTCACATAGGTTGGGAACGCCCGAGTGGCAGTATTCACAGTGGCCGCAACCGTAGTGGAACGGAACGGTCACTTTCTCGCCGCCCCTGAATCCTTTTACTTCGTTACCCACTGCAACGACCTCACCGCCAAACTCATGGCCCGGGATAATGGGAAGTTGCGGGGATAGTCCTACCCAAGCCCAGTCTCCCATCCATCCGTGCCAGTCACTTCGGCATATGCCACTCGCCTCAACACGAATGACAGCATCTCCAGGTCCCGGCGTTGGATCCGGTACTTGCTCGACAACTACGGGCTTACGGAATTCATGGATACGTGCCGCTCTCATTAACTCAACCACCTTTTCAGACATGTTGTGTAGAACCACTCACCGATGATTATGATACCGCTTACATATATATTGGGAGCAATCGCGGATAAAAGATTATATAAGTGTTTATCGGGGAAAATGATCAAAATAGGATGATCCAAAATCTTATAGTACGGCTCAGTTTCGTAACCCAACATAAGAGTGAACATTAAGATAGGACGGGGTTTCTTCCCTAACCCTCGTCCCATCCCAACACCGCAAGTATCAGACTCCAAGATACGGATTCTGTTGCCGATTGTTCATTAACGGCAATCGTAACCATCGGTACTCCTTTTGCTTCCCAGCCTACCGAAAACCAAGAACCGGATGCGGAACATACGCCTCCTCCAGCGCAGAAATCTCTTCTGGCGTGAGCTGAATAGAAAGGGCCGCAACTGCGTCATCCAGATGGTGCATCTTGGTAGCCCCGACAATCGGTGCCGATACAGGCCGCTTTTGCAGCACCCAGGCGAGTCCAATCTGTGCACGCGGAACGCCTCGCTCAGCTGCTATCTCAGCCACGCGTTCAACCACTTTTCGATCCGCCTCGGCCAACGCATACAACGTCTTGCCAAATTCATCCGTCTCGGACCGTGCGCTCGTTTCGTCCCAGTCGCGTGTCAGCCGGCCCCTCGCCAATGGACTCCACGGTATGATGCCGATGCCTTCCGCTTCACACAGTGGAGGCATCTCACGTTCCTCTTCGCGATACAGGAGATTTAGGTAGTTCTGCATCGATACGAAACGCGTCCACCCGTGTTGTTCAGCTATATGTAGGACTTTTAAAAACTGCCATGCGTACATAGAAGACGCACCAATGTATCTTGCCTTTCCCGCTTTAACGACGTCATGTAATGCTTCCATCGTCTCTTCAATCGGGCGTGTTGTAGTCCCAGCGATGGATCTGATAGAGATCGACATAATCGGTGCCAAGACGTTTAAGACTGTTGTCGATCTCGCTCATAATCGCCTTTCTGGACAGACCCGCCCCATTTGGCCCTGGACGCATGCGGCCGTGAACCTTCGTCGCAATGACGACTTCATCACGTTTTGCAAAGTCCTTTAGCGCTCGACCAACGATCTCTTCACTGGTTCCGTCCGAGTAAACATTTGCCAAGCCTGACATAGACCATCTTTCCTGCCTCCCCGTCGGGTCATTGGGTGATGATTGGTTATTGTTTCATTCTACCGCGCGTACTCATTGATTCGCTACGTGGACAGCGAAAGGGTTGCCAAATGCGTTCAGGAACGATGAATCAAAAAAATATGTCACCTCCGCCGAAAGGAGGTGACACCCAGAATCCTATTTATTTTTCATTCACCTTCCAGGACGCCTTCCGCAATCAATTTTCGCTTGATCATTTCACGCAAATGGAATTTTTGAATCTTGCCACTGGGGGTCTGAGGAAAGTCTTGAATGATCTCCACTCGCTCAGGCCAGTACTGTTTTGCCAGCCCTTTCTCTAGCAAAAACGTCTGCAGTGTTTCAAGTGTGACGGGTTCCTTCCCTGGCTTCATGCGAATATACGCGCAAGCTCGCTCTTGCAGTCGCGGATCTGGCATCCCCACGACTTGAGCAACAGAAATATCCCGGTGTTCGTACAAAATGTTCTCCACGTATGAAACCGGTATATTCTCACCACCGCGAATAATGATGTCCTTTTCGCGGCCGGTGATTCGAATATATCCGTCTTCGTCCATCACCGCTCGATCCCCCGTATGAAACCAGCCATCCTCAAACTGACTTGCCGTGTACTCCGATCGTTTAAAATAACCGACGAACAAAGCAGGTCCTCGGCAGTGAAGATCCCCTTCTTGCCCAGCAGGACATCGGTTGCCTCCTTTGTCGACCACTCTCACTTCCATACCTGGGAACGGATGTCCGTCCGTTCCAGTGATCTTTTCTTCGCTGTCATCCAATGCGGTGAGCGTAACCAACCCATTTTCCGTTTGACCCCAGCCGGACAAAATCTTGCACGGCAAACGATTCGCGGCCTGGCGAACGAGCGACCTCGGAATGGGCGCACCCATGGATGCAAAAACGCGAAACGAGCTCAGATCAGCCTGTTCTACACCCGGCGCTTGAACAGTATCGTACAGAAATGGTGTTGCCGCCGCGGTTACCGAAACTTTCTCCTCTTCAATCAATCGGATGAATTCCTCAGCGTTCCATATATCCTGATACACTCCAGTGCCGCCAAAGTGGAGAGGAAGTCTAGCGCCATACACAAAACCGGTTTGGTGCGCAAACGTGGACGCCATGAAGATCACGTCATTTGTGGTCAGTTTCAAGTGTTCGATCCAGTAGTCGGCCGACACACAGAGTGTGTTATGTGTGTGCAGGACCCCCTTTGGTTCCCCAGTCGTTCCCGACGTGAAGATGAGGTACGTGACCTCATTGGGATCGTGCGATATCGCATTCAGGACGGCGGGATCTGTCCGTTGTTCCCACGGTTCTTCAAGAAGCTGAGAGAACCCGTGCATGCCTGGCGGGACATGCTCGCCCACGACAAACACGTGCTTCAGAAATGGCCACTCCGGGCTCAACCGCTGCACCATCTCCGGGTAACGAAAGCCGCGGAATTCATCTGGCACGACCAACATTTTGGACTCGGCTAGCCCCACCATGTATCCAATTTCGCGATCCCGATAGATCGGAACAAGCGGATTGGTGATGGCTCCGATTCTCGTCGCTGCGATGTGGAGAATGATGAATTCATTCCAGTTTGGCAACTGGATCGAGATCACATCACCCTTCCCGACTCCCAATTCCAACAATCCAAGCGCAACTCGATCCGCCAATCGCCCCAACTCGCGATACGTGTAACGACTTCTGCGATCAAAGATAGCTGTCTTATCGGGAACCTGTGCAATGGACGCATCTAAATAATCGAGAATGGTCTTGTTTGGCCACATTGATTGATACCGTTCAACCCACTCCTTTTCCACCTACCCCATCACCCTTCTCAAGGACTGGCACAGCCTGCCGTTTTCTAGGCGAGATCGCGTGACTAAACCATGTTCAAACCACCGTTGACCGAAAGCACTTGGCCCGTCACATAGTTGGCCTCATCTGACGCGAAATAGGCCACGGCTCCGGCGATATCCTCTGGCTGCGCCAAGCGACGGAGCGGAATGGCTTTCTCAAGCGCCGCCGCAATGCCCTGATTGTAGGTCCCTATGTCTTGGAACAGCGGCGTCTGAGTGGGCCCCGGTGCCACACAATTGATGCTGATTCGGTGACGCGCCATCTCCCTCGCGAGTGTCTTGGTAAAGGCGATGACACCTCCTTTAGCCGCTGAATACACGGCTTCTCCGCTCGATCCCACCCTTCCAGCATCCGACGCGATGTTCACTACTCTTCCATTCCCTTGATTGATCATGATAGGCAAAATAGCTTTACACGTATGGATTTGGCCCATGAGGTTGATCTTGATCACTTTATCCCACGTCTCGGGCTCACTTTGCAGGAACGGCTCCACCTTATCCCATCCGGCATTATTCACGAGTACATCAATACACTCGTAGTAAGACACCACCCTCTCTACGGCCCGTGAGACATCTTGAAGGCTCGTCACGTCGCACTCCACCGCCAAGGCGTCCGCGCCCACCTGCTTGATCAGCTGCACCGTTTCGTGTGCACCCTCAATGTTGATATCCGCCACGACAACGGTCATCCCCCGTGCTGCCAACAAACACGAAATGGCTCTGCCAATACCGCTCCCCGCACCAGTCACAAACGCGATTGGGTGTTCGCTCACTGCTCATTCCTCCATTTGCCGGGACGATCTCGCTGGCATGGTGCACCTTTAGACCGCCCATCAGGTTCTAAACTTTCTAAAGTTCACCTCGCGTTTTTCCGCGAACGCATCGCGCCCCTCCAGCGCTTCTTCTGTTCCGTAATACATGGCCAAACTTCCCATGGCCAATTGTGAAATCCCCTCGATGTGGGCGGTATCAGCATTAAACGAGTATTTGAGCATCTTCAGTGCGGTCGGGCTCTTCTGCAAAATTTTCTCGCACCACTCATCCACTTCATCGTATAGGCGTTCGTGCGGAACCACCTTGTTGACGAGGCCCATGGCAAGTGCCTCTTGTGCCGTATACTGTTCACACAGGTACCAAATTTCTCGTGCCTTCTTCTCACCGACGATCCGTGCCAAATAGGCAGAGCCGTAACCCGCATCGTAACTTCCTACTTTGGGGCCTATTTGGCCGAACTTGGCGTGATCGGACGCGATGGTGAGATCGCAGATGACATGAAGGACATGGCCGCCGCCTATGGCATACCCGTTGACCGCAGCAATCACCGGCTTTGGAATGTTGCGGATGGTGGCGTGCAATGTCTCCACCTCAAGCCCAATCCCCCCGCCAAGCCCGCCAGAACTATCGTATCCATCGGAAGTCCGCGCCTTTTGATCTCCCCCTGTGCAAAACGCTTTGTCACCCGCACCCGTTAGAACAACAACCCCGATAGTGTTGTCGTCCCAAGCGTCGCGCAGGGCCCAAATGAGCTCTTGCACCGTTCGAGCCCGAAATGCGTTATACACTTTCGGACGATTGATGGTGATTTTGGCAATTCCGCTTTGCTTGTCATACAAGACATCCATCAGTTCCATTTTGAAAACCTCCATACGCCGTAGTACCTGCCACATTTACACTCCACAAGTAAAGCGCTTTCATGAATTTCGCAGTTCGAGATTACAAATCGTCTCGGACATATCCACCACGTCAGTAAGGTTTGAACTCCTTCCCTAGTAACTCTCGCGCGATCACAATCTTTTGAACCTGCGCCGTCCCGTCCCCTATCTCCAGGCCGATCACATCACGCAGTCGCTGTTCCAGGGGCATCTCCTTTGTGTATGCATAGTGGCCGTTCAGCAAGATGCACTCATGGATGACATCAGCGGCAACTTTTGGCCCTAGCCATTTGCACATTGCCGCTTCCTTTGTATGAGTCTTACCTTGATCCCTCAGCCACAACGCACGGTAACATTGCCAACGCACAAGCTCCATTTGTGTGTAATGCGTGGCAATAGGGAACGAAACGCCTTCAAATTTAGCCAGCGGCTGCCCAAACGCATATCGTGTCTTCACGTGCTCCATCGTCTCTTCAAGACTCTGCCATGCAGTGCCGAGGCATTGAAGTGCGATGAGAATGCGACTGAGATCGAAACCGTTCATCACCTGATAAAATCCCTTGTTTTCTTCCCCGATAAGGTACGCCGCCGGAACTTCCACGTGGTCGAGGTAAATCGATCCGCGGCCAATCGGGACATTCCCCATGTCCTGATAGCCTTTGCGCTCTACCCCAGGCAGATCCCCTGGCACAAGAAATGCTGAAACGCCCTTGGCCCCATCCTCCAATCCGGTCCTCGCGAAAACAATAAATCCGTCAGCAACCGTCGCCACACTAATCCCGGATTTTTCACCTGAAAGAATGTAGGCGTCTCCTCGTCTTTCCGCCCGCGTCCGCAAGGTGGCCGCATCCGAACCGGCACCCGGCTCTGTAATGGCAATTCCGAGCACCTTTTCTCCGCTGGCCAACGCAGGCAACCAGGTTTGTTTCAACTCCGCTGACGCGTGTTTCGTGAGAATTTCTCCAATCAGCGAGTTCAGCATCACTGCGTATGTGAGATTAAAATCCCCGCGGCTGATCTCCTCCGCCGCAATGCCAGCCGTTACACAGTCAACCTCCCCTCCTCCGTACGCCATAGGAATCCGAAGCCCAGTGACCCCAATTCCACCAAGTCTCCTCCACAGTTCACGAGGGAACATTGCATCGCGATCCCAACGGGTGTACGAAGGGATTAGTTCAGAACGAGCGAAATCCCTGAGCACTTTCCGAAACGCCTCTTGTTCGCCTGTAAACGAAAAATCAATCATCCGTTCCCTCCTCAGCACAAACATAGACAAAGTGCTGACGGCGTCTCTGATGGTCCGCCTTCACATTCGACTCGTTAATCCAGATATATCGTGTTTAAATTTTTGTATGTCATGGTCCAAGTCTAAAAAAGGAACATCGCAGCACTTGGGCCTTGCGGCCAATAAAAAAGCCGCCTCAGCGGCGGCCCTTCACTCTAGTCGGGTTCTACAACTCGAATATCATTCAACTGAGGAATTTCCTCCTTCAATCGCTCAAGCAGCCCCGGCCGCAAGATTTCGTCCACCTCACAAACCGTGATGGCGAGACCTCCCCGGTTCCATCTCTCCAAACTCAAACGGGCAATGTTGTATCCTTCTGAATCCAAAGTGTGCGATACATTTGCAAGAAAACCCTGTCGGTCCGTGTGGTATAAAATCAACGTCGGTTTTTCGCCCGTAAATTTGATCGGAAGTTCATCCAACTCTTGAACCTCAACTTTGCCGCCGCCCAAAGAGCTTGCAATCAACTTGACGCTGCGATTCTCTCCATGCAACCGTATGGCTACCGTGTTGGGATGAAAAAAGCCAATATGCGCTTTTTGAAAACTGTACTGAAGGCCCAATTCAAGCGCTTTCTTATCCGCCTCGGAAACAGAAGGGTGATCCGTCGTGAAACCAAGCACGCCAGCGAGGAGCGCTAAGTCCGTGCCATGTCCTTGATAAGTTTCGGCAAATGAGCCCATTAACCGAAATTCAGCCACCCTTGGAGTTTGACCCAAAATCTTTCGTGCCAGATTGCCAATGCGAACTGCACCCGCTGTATGAGAACTTGATGGGCCAACCATAATCGGCCCAATAATCTCGAATGCGCTATTATACTTCATATCGAACCGTTACCTCGTCTCACATGGTTTGCCGAACACTTGCTCGCGCAGGGCTTGTCCTGTGGGCGTCGCAGCCAGCCCACCTAGACCGGTTTCCCGCAGGGACTCTGGGAGTTCATTGCCGATCTCATACATCGCTTGAATCACTTCATCCGGAGGAATCATGCTCTTCACGCCAGCCAGTGCCATATCCGCCGCGGCCAGTGCTGTGACTGCATGCAACCCGTTGCGAATAATACAAGGGATCTCCACTAAACCGCCGACGGGATCGCATACCAGTCCGAGTGAATTCTTTAGCGCCAGTCCCACGGCATGTCCAACCTGTTCCGGCGTGCCACCGCCAATTTCCACGACGGCACCAGCCGCCATGGCAGTGGCTGATCCAATTTCAGCCTGACACCCTCCTGCAGCACCTGATATGGAAGCAGAATTCGCGATAACTAACCCCAGTGCGGCTGCAGTCAAGAGCGAAAATATGATGGATTCCCGCGTAGAGCCACCTCTGTCTAAAATGGAGACCAACACCCCTGGCAGGATGCCCGCTGACCCAGCTGTGGGCGTCGCCACGATGCGCCCCATTCCAGCATTCACTTCATTCACCGACAGTGCGTAGGACATCGCGCGCAGCGTATGCGGGTCCAGAAATGTCTTGCCCTTTGCGAGATATTCGTTCACGCGAAAC
This is a stretch of genomic DNA from Alicyclobacillus dauci. It encodes these proteins:
- the sdaAB gene encoding L-serine ammonia-lyase, iron-sulfur-dependent subunit beta produces the protein MKYNSAFEIIGPIMVGPSSSHTAGAVRIGNLARKILGQTPRVAEFRLMGSFAETYQGHGTDLALLAGVLGFTTDHPSVSEADKKALELGLQYSFQKAHIGFFHPNTVAIRLHGENRSVKLIASSLGGGKVEVQELDELPIKFTGEKPTLILYHTDRQGFLANVSHTLDSEGYNIARLSLERWNRGGLAITVCEVDEILRPGLLERLKEEIPQLNDIRVVEPD
- a CDS encoding acyl-CoA dehydrogenase family protein; amino-acid sequence: MIDFSFTGEQEAFRKVLRDFARSELIPSYTRWDRDAMFPRELWRRLGGIGVTGLRIPMAYGGGEVDCVTAGIAAEEISRGDFNLTYAVMLNSLIGEILTKHASAELKQTWLPALASGEKVLGIAITEPGAGSDAATLRTRAERRGDAYILSGEKSGISVATVADGFIVFARTGLEDGAKGVSAFLVPGDLPGVERKGYQDMGNVPIGRGSIYLDHVEVPAAYLIGEENKGFYQVMNGFDLSRILIALQCLGTAWQSLEETMEHVKTRYAFGQPLAKFEGVSFPIATHYTQMELVRWQCYRALWLRDQGKTHTKEAAMCKWLGPKVAADVIHECILLNGHYAYTKEMPLEQRLRDVIGLEIGDGTAQVQKIVIARELLGKEFKPY
- the sdaAA gene encoding L-serine ammonia-lyase, iron-sulfur-dependent, subunit alpha, producing MAFTQLRELIQLAETKGTSIGQVMLEVEREQSGRSEEEIMELMARQFAVMEEAARKGVEEPIHSRTGLTGGDAFRVNEYLAKGKTFLDPHTLRAMSYALSVNEVNAGMGRIVATPTAGSAGILPGVLVSILDRGGSTRESIIFSLLTAAALGLVIANSASISGAAGGCQAEIGSATAMAAGAVVEIGGGTPEQVGHAVGLALKNSLGLVCDPVGGLVEIPCIIRNGLHAVTALAAADMALAGVKSMIPPDEVIQAMYEIGNELPESLRETGLGGLAATPTGQALREQVFGKPCETR